One [Clostridium] saccharolyticum WM1 DNA segment encodes these proteins:
- a CDS encoding folate family ECF transporter S component, with the protein MKKIYKEWFKEYVSIDTHSLVTMGLLIAIEVILTRFVSIQAWNLRIGFGFLPIAVAGMILGPVRAGIMAAIADFLGAILFPSGTFFPGFTFTALLVGILYGIFLYKKMNTRRIATAIGIHQCILSLFVNTFWLSILYGSPYWPLFTTRIVQTVIMLFVEGICLVAVCNKKVSRILAFK; encoded by the coding sequence ATGAAAAAAATATATAAAGAATGGTTTAAAGAGTACGTTTCTATAGACACACATTCATTGGTTACTATGGGATTATTAATAGCAATTGAAGTAATCTTGACCCGGTTTGTATCCATACAAGCCTGGAACCTGAGAATAGGCTTTGGATTTTTGCCGATTGCTGTTGCAGGTATGATACTTGGACCTGTCAGAGCTGGTATTATGGCTGCTATAGCAGATTTTCTTGGTGCAATATTGTTTCCGTCAGGCACATTTTTTCCTGGGTTTACGTTTACGGCATTATTGGTAGGGATTTTATACGGCATTTTCCTTTATAAAAAGATGAATACACGGAGAATAGCCACTGCAATTGGAATCCACCAATGTATTCTGAGCCTGTTTGTTAATACATTTTGGCTGTCAATTTTATATGGTTCCCCCTACTGGCCTTTATTTACGACTAGAATTGTGCAGACAGTAATTATGCTTTTTGTTGAGGGTATCTGTCTTGTAGCGGTATGCAATAAGAAAGTAAGCCGGATATTGGCTTTTAAATAG
- a CDS encoding formate--tetrahydrofolate ligase, with the protein MKTDVQIAQEANMLPIAEVAKNLGILEDELELYGKHKAKVSLDVLKRLENKPDAKLVLVTAINPTPAGEGKTTTNVGLSMGLNKIGKKAITALREPSLGPCFGVKGGAAGGGYAQVVPMDDINLHFTGDFHAITSAHNLLAALLDNHLHQGNALRIDPKKIVWKRVVDMNDRSLRNIIVGLGGKGDGVVRQAGFDITVASEIMAILCLATSMSDLKERLSRMVVAYNTDGNPVTAGDLEATGAMALLLKDAIKPNLVQTLENTPAFIHGGPFANIAHGCNSVLATKVALKLADYVITEAGFGADLGAEKFFDIKCRFAGLNPDAVVIVATVRALKMNGGVPKTELSTENLNALEKGIANLERHLENLEKFGVSAVVAINKFPADTEAELELLREKCAARGVEVILSDVFAKGGEGGIALASKVVKICETKKSNYAPLYDVDGSIAEKITTIAQEIYRADGVDFTADAKKQIAELEKLSLDKMPICMAKTQYSFSDNANLLGAPIGFRITVREVKVSAGAGFIVAITGDIMTMPGLPKVPAANGMDITEDGVIIGLS; encoded by the coding sequence ATGAAAACAGATGTACAGATTGCACAGGAGGCTAACATGCTTCCGATAGCAGAGGTTGCAAAGAATCTTGGAATTTTGGAGGATGAACTGGAGCTTTACGGTAAGCATAAGGCAAAGGTTTCTTTGGATGTATTAAAAAGACTTGAAAATAAGCCGGATGCCAAGTTGGTACTTGTTACTGCTATCAACCCTACTCCGGCAGGTGAGGGAAAGACCACAACTAATGTTGGTTTATCCATGGGACTTAATAAAATCGGAAAAAAGGCCATTACAGCTCTCCGGGAGCCGTCGCTGGGACCTTGCTTCGGTGTAAAAGGAGGAGCTGCCGGAGGCGGATATGCTCAGGTTGTACCAATGGATGATATTAATCTTCACTTTACAGGAGATTTTCATGCTATTACATCCGCGCACAATCTGTTAGCTGCCCTCCTTGATAATCATCTTCATCAGGGAAATGCTCTGCGGATTGACCCTAAAAAGATCGTGTGGAAAAGAGTCGTGGATATGAATGACAGGTCTCTCAGAAACATCATCGTGGGTCTTGGGGGAAAGGGCGACGGAGTGGTGAGACAAGCCGGATTCGATATTACAGTTGCATCGGAAATTATGGCAATTCTTTGCTTGGCTACCAGCATGTCTGACTTAAAGGAACGTCTTTCCAGAATGGTAGTAGCTTATAATACAGATGGTAACCCAGTCACTGCGGGAGATCTGGAAGCAACAGGAGCTATGGCACTGCTGTTGAAGGATGCAATTAAGCCAAATCTGGTACAGACATTGGAGAACACACCTGCGTTTATTCACGGAGGACCCTTTGCCAATATAGCACATGGCTGTAATTCCGTACTTGCAACGAAGGTTGCTTTAAAACTGGCCGACTATGTAATAACGGAAGCCGGCTTTGGGGCTGATCTTGGGGCTGAGAAATTCTTTGATATCAAGTGCAGATTCGCAGGGCTGAATCCGGATGCGGTGGTTATTGTTGCGACAGTAAGAGCTCTAAAAATGAATGGTGGAGTACCGAAGACAGAACTGTCAACTGAAAACCTCAATGCATTGGAAAAGGGAATAGCAAACCTGGAGAGACATCTGGAAAACCTTGAGAAATTTGGTGTTTCCGCAGTTGTTGCAATTAATAAATTCCCCGCTGATACAGAAGCGGAATTAGAGTTGCTCAGAGAGAAATGTGCAGCCAGGGGTGTTGAAGTAATTCTCTCCGATGTATTTGCAAAAGGAGGAGAGGGTGGCATTGCCCTTGCTTCGAAGGTAGTGAAAATATGCGAAACAAAAAAATCAAATTATGCACCCCTTTATGATGTGGATGGCTCTATAGCTGAGAAAATCACAACCATTGCGCAGGAGATATACAGAGCGGACGGAGTCGATTTTACGGCTGATGCTAAGAAACAGATTGCAGAGCTTGAAAAACTCAGCTTGGATAAGATGCCGATCTGTATGGCAAAAACCCAGTATTCATTCTCGGATAATGCCAATCTGCTGGGAGCACCTATAGGTTTCCGTATCACAGTAAGAGAAGTTAAGGTATCGGCAGGAGCGGGGTTTATAGTGGCTATTACCGGCGATATCATGACTATGCCGGGTCTTCCCAAAGTTCCTGCTGCCAATGGTATGGATATTACAGAAGATGGAGTTATTATTGGTTTATCCTAA
- a CDS encoding bifunctional folylpolyglutamate synthase/dihydrofolate synthase has product MDITEAIEYINQTAWQGSRLGLERMEILLGLIWNPERKLKYIHIAGTNGKGSTAAMLASVLTEAGYKTGLYTSPYIQCFNERIQINGINIPDDKIIEAVEHIRGFVDQMEDKPTEFELITVIAFLYFYQCQCDIVVLEVGMGGRLDSTNIIPVPEVAVITAIDLDHTRELGNTVEKIAGEKAGIIKNGCDVVLYQQRQSVFEVIESVCSDKSARLHPVDFNYIEIICSDLNGQCLNFEDFHDIKISLLGEYQQKNTAVALKTLEILIKKGWNFTVRGIKEGMKKAKWPGRFEVLTRKPYFIVDGAHNPNGVRAMADNINAYFKDRKIIFLVGVLKDKDYEAMMRLIMPYGSKFIVVQPENSRALSQGELADYLRNNSNADVSEADNVETGIKTALNLAREDEVIIAFGSLYMVGSIRNFFLQD; this is encoded by the coding sequence ATGGACATCACGGAAGCTATAGAATATATAAATCAAACAGCATGGCAGGGAAGCAGGCTGGGACTTGAGAGAATGGAAATTCTGCTTGGGTTGATTTGGAACCCCGAAAGAAAGTTAAAATATATCCATATTGCAGGAACAAACGGCAAAGGTTCCACAGCGGCTATGCTTGCCTCTGTTTTGACTGAAGCAGGATATAAAACAGGACTGTATACCTCACCCTATATACAATGCTTTAATGAAAGAATCCAAATCAACGGGATTAATATACCGGATGATAAGATAATTGAAGCAGTGGAGCATATAAGAGGATTTGTTGACCAAATGGAGGACAAGCCAACAGAATTTGAACTTATAACAGTGATTGCATTTCTCTATTTCTATCAATGTCAGTGTGATATTGTGGTTCTTGAAGTAGGCATGGGAGGGAGACTGGATTCTACCAATATTATACCGGTACCTGAGGTTGCAGTGATTACTGCTATTGACTTAGACCATACCAGGGAACTGGGAAATACGGTTGAAAAAATAGCCGGAGAAAAAGCAGGTATCATAAAGAATGGTTGTGACGTGGTTCTTTATCAGCAAAGGCAGTCGGTTTTTGAGGTGATAGAATCCGTATGCAGTGATAAATCAGCCCGGTTACATCCTGTGGATTTTAATTATATTGAGATTATCTGCAGTGATTTAAACGGACAATGCCTGAATTTTGAAGATTTCCACGATATTAAAATAAGCCTGTTAGGAGAATATCAGCAAAAAAACACAGCAGTTGCACTGAAGACACTGGAAATATTGATTAAAAAAGGATGGAATTTTACGGTAAGAGGTATTAAGGAAGGTATGAAGAAAGCAAAATGGCCCGGCCGTTTTGAGGTTCTTACCAGAAAACCGTATTTTATTGTAGATGGTGCCCATAACCCCAACGGTGTCCGGGCAATGGCGGATAATATTAACGCATACTTTAAGGACAGGAAAATCATTTTTTTGGTCGGAGTCCTTAAGGATAAAGACTATGAAGCAATGATGAGGCTGATTATGCCCTATGGGAGCAAATTTATTGTTGTACAACCTGAGAATTCAAGAGCACTTTCCCAAGGTGAACTGGCTGATTACTTAAGAAATAATAGTAATGCAGATGTATCAGAAGCAGATAATGTGGAGACTGGAATTAAGACGGCCTTAAATCTGGCAAGAGAAGATGAAGTGATTATTGCCTTCGGTTCACTCTATATGGTAGGAAGCATAAGAAATTTTTTTTTACAGGATTGA
- a CDS encoding formate/nitrite transporter family protein translates to MNGQNYLTSPEIAETTIQTAVKKAKTPVINQLLLGILAGAFIAFASEGSNMAAFNLLAKPETYGLGKVLAGATFGTGLMLVLIAGGELFTGNTMMIAGVLDKKVKVKDMLKNWCFVYIGNFIGSVFIAYMINHSGQLSSGSNMLGAMTIKIAANKVGLSFSQAFILGILCNWLVCLAVWMAYGAKDITGKIFAIFFPIWLFITSGFEHSIANMYYIPAGIMAKSNGALAEAAAQLGVTAEKLGHLNWGSFITKNLIPVTLGNIVGGSLFVASIYWFVYIRTNKKQEVTVVSEEKTANECTNK, encoded by the coding sequence ATGAATGGACAAAATTACCTGACATCACCGGAAATTGCGGAAACTACCATCCAGACAGCAGTCAAAAAAGCAAAGACACCTGTAATTAATCAGTTACTTCTTGGGATTTTAGCCGGAGCATTTATTGCTTTTGCCTCAGAAGGATCAAATATGGCGGCATTCAATCTTTTAGCAAAACCGGAAACCTATGGACTGGGTAAGGTATTGGCTGGCGCAACTTTTGGAACAGGTCTGATGCTGGTGTTAATTGCAGGAGGGGAACTTTTTACTGGAAACACGATGATGATTGCCGGGGTTCTTGATAAAAAGGTGAAAGTAAAGGATATGCTTAAAAATTGGTGCTTTGTGTATATCGGAAATTTTATAGGTTCCGTATTCATTGCCTATATGATAAATCATTCAGGACAGCTAAGCAGCGGCTCCAATATGTTAGGTGCAATGACGATTAAAATTGCGGCCAATAAGGTCGGATTGTCCTTTTCACAGGCATTTATTCTCGGCATCCTGTGTAATTGGCTGGTTTGTCTTGCAGTTTGGATGGCATATGGCGCCAAAGATATCACAGGAAAAATATTTGCAATATTCTTTCCTATTTGGCTCTTTATAACCTCAGGATTTGAGCACAGTATAGCCAATATGTATTACATACCTGCCGGAATTATGGCAAAAAGTAACGGCGCATTGGCTGAGGCTGCCGCACAATTAGGGGTTACGGCAGAAAAACTGGGGCATCTGAACTGGGGAAGTTTCATTACCAAAAATTTAATACCTGTAACACTTGGAAATATTGTAGGAGGAAGTTTATTTGTTGCCTCCATATATTGGTTCGTCTATATCAGAACCAATAAAAAACAGGAAGTGACTGTAGTTTCTGAAGAAAAGACAGCCAATGAATGTACAAATAAATAA
- the gltA gene encoding NADPH-dependent glutamate synthase produces MSLKKNEMPAREAEIRNKDFLEVTLGYTKEQAIDEAKRCLDCKHKPCVNGCPVRINIPAFINEVTEENFEKAYEVITQASSLPAVCGRVCPQETQCEAKCVRGIKGEPVAIGRLERFVADYHNASSMVKVVKPESNGHKVAVIGSGPSGLACAGDLAKKGYQVTVFEALHLAGGVLVYGIPEFRLPKAIVQKEVDSLKELGVDIQTNMVIGKTISIDELMQEYGYEAVFIGSGAGLPKFMNIKGENLKGVYSANEFLTRTNLMKAYKADGTTPIQKGNSVAVVGGGNVAMDAARCAKRLGADVTIVYRRTEKELPARLEEIEHAKEEGIKFLFLTNPIEVTGNEEGWVDGLICQKMVLTEPDASGRQRPEPLPGSEFRMYTDCLIMSIGTSPNPLIKDTTSGLDTQRWGGIIADEDTGLTSRPGVYAGGDAVTGAATVILAMGAGKNAAAAIDEYIMKQE; encoded by the coding sequence ATGTCATTAAAAAAGAACGAAATGCCTGCCAGAGAAGCAGAGATCAGGAATAAAGATTTCCTTGAGGTTACTCTGGGATATACGAAAGAGCAGGCAATAGATGAAGCAAAACGCTGTCTGGATTGCAAGCATAAGCCCTGTGTCAATGGATGTCCGGTTCGGATTAATATACCTGCCTTTATTAATGAGGTGACAGAGGAGAATTTTGAGAAAGCATATGAGGTTATTACCCAGGCGAGTTCATTGCCTGCAGTCTGCGGAAGAGTATGCCCGCAGGAGACCCAATGTGAGGCAAAATGTGTCCGCGGCATCAAGGGAGAACCTGTTGCTATCGGAAGATTGGAACGTTTTGTTGCAGATTATCATAATGCAAGTTCCATGGTAAAGGTGGTGAAACCAGAATCCAATGGGCATAAGGTGGCAGTAATCGGTTCCGGCCCTTCCGGTCTTGCTTGTGCAGGGGATCTGGCCAAAAAAGGATATCAAGTTACAGTATTTGAAGCACTGCATCTTGCTGGAGGAGTTCTGGTGTACGGAATCCCTGAATTTAGACTTCCCAAAGCAATTGTACAGAAGGAAGTGGATTCCTTAAAGGAACTTGGGGTAGATATCCAGACTAATATGGTAATAGGAAAGACTATCTCTATTGATGAGCTTATGCAGGAGTACGGATATGAAGCTGTATTTATTGGGTCTGGTGCAGGGCTTCCCAAGTTCATGAACATAAAGGGAGAGAATTTGAAAGGAGTATATTCTGCGAATGAATTCCTTACAAGAACTAATCTGATGAAGGCTTATAAGGCAGATGGCACAACACCCATACAGAAAGGAAACAGTGTAGCAGTCGTAGGCGGTGGAAATGTAGCGATGGATGCCGCAAGATGTGCAAAGCGTTTGGGCGCTGATGTAACAATTGTTTACCGTCGTACAGAAAAAGAGCTCCCGGCTCGTTTGGAGGAGATAGAGCATGCAAAAGAGGAAGGAATCAAATTCTTATTTCTGACGAATCCTATTGAAGTTACTGGGAACGAAGAAGGCTGGGTGGATGGATTGATATGTCAGAAGATGGTATTGACGGAACCGGATGCTTCCGGTAGACAAAGGCCAGAACCTTTACCAGGCAGTGAATTTCGCATGTATACGGATTGTTTAATTATGTCTATAGGAACCTCTCCCAACCCCCTAATCAAGGATACTACATCAGGCTTGGATACGCAGAGATGGGGCGGAATTATAGCAGATGAAGATACCGGATTAACTTCCAGGCCTGGCGTCTATGCAGGAGGTGATGCGGTTACTGGCGCAGCAACTGTTATCCTTGCAATGGGTGCAGGAAAGAATGCAGCAGCTGCAATTGATGAATATATCATGAAGCAGGAGTAA
- a CDS encoding sulfide/dihydroorotate dehydrogenase-like FAD/NAD-binding protein: MYRITRKKALNPTVTLMEIEAPMLAKKAEPGQFIILRTDENGERIPLTIADFDRIKGTITIIYQVVGATTEKLNHMEEGDSLQDFVGPLGRATNTEGKKKVAVVGGGVGCAIAYPVVKKFFEQGTEVHAIIGFRNKELVILEEEFRANSSKLILMSDDGSCGEKGLVTDALKKLIESGEEYDEVITIGPLIMMKFVCKLTKEYGIKTVASMNPIMVDGTGMCGGCRLTVGGTTKFACVDGPEFDGHEIDFDEAMARSVMYKPFERKAHEEVCNLYKM; encoded by the coding sequence ATGTATCGAATCACAAGAAAAAAGGCCTTGAATCCAACTGTTACTTTAATGGAAATAGAGGCACCCATGCTGGCGAAGAAAGCAGAACCCGGTCAATTTATCATCCTGCGAACAGATGAAAACGGGGAAAGAATTCCTCTCACGATTGCAGATTTTGACCGGATAAAAGGTACAATAACAATTATTTACCAGGTGGTTGGTGCAACAACGGAAAAACTGAATCATATGGAGGAAGGAGACTCTCTCCAGGATTTTGTCGGTCCTCTGGGACGAGCAACGAATACGGAAGGTAAAAAGAAAGTTGCAGTCGTAGGCGGTGGTGTGGGATGTGCCATAGCCTATCCAGTGGTAAAGAAGTTTTTTGAACAGGGGACTGAAGTGCATGCAATCATAGGCTTCCGGAATAAGGAACTTGTTATTCTGGAGGAAGAATTCAGGGCAAATAGCAGTAAGCTGATTTTGATGTCGGACGACGGCAGCTGTGGTGAAAAGGGACTGGTTACCGATGCCTTGAAAAAGTTAATTGAAAGCGGAGAAGAATATGATGAGGTTATCACCATCGGACCTTTGATCATGATGAAATTTGTATGCAAATTAACGAAGGAATATGGAATTAAAACAGTAGCAAGCATGAATCCGATTATGGTGGATGGCACGGGAATGTGCGGAGGATGCCGTCTTACGGTTGGAGGAACCACCAAATTTGCTTGCGTGGACGGACCTGAATTTGATGGTCATGAGATTGATTTTGATGAAGCTATGGCACGTTCGGTTATGTATAAGCCCTTTGAGAGAAAGGCGCATGAAGAAGTCTGCAATTTATACAAGATGTAG
- a CDS encoding cyclodeaminase/cyclohydrolase family protein: MLEKSCNIFIEELSSKSPVPGGGGASAYVGALGMALGCMVGNLTLGKKKYQEVEPDIIKLLEKSEKIIIELKELVSKDAEVFYPLSQAYGLPQNTEEEKAEKEAVLQHALIAATKVPLDIAKTCLEAIELIEEYAIKGTRIAVSDAGVGAIFCKAALQGAKLNVLINTKIMKDQELKNVVESELSETVRAGMEKADRIYQYVETLLKS, translated from the coding sequence ATGCTGGAAAAAAGTTGTAACATATTCATCGAAGAATTATCTTCAAAATCACCGGTTCCAGGTGGCGGTGGTGCGTCGGCATATGTCGGAGCACTTGGAATGGCTCTTGGTTGCATGGTAGGAAACCTGACTCTTGGTAAGAAAAAATATCAGGAGGTAGAGCCCGATATTATAAAACTATTAGAAAAATCGGAGAAAATTATTATAGAGTTGAAAGAACTGGTAAGCAAAGATGCCGAAGTTTTTTATCCGCTCTCACAGGCTTATGGGTTGCCACAGAATACAGAAGAAGAGAAGGCAGAGAAAGAGGCGGTTCTTCAGCATGCATTAATTGCTGCGACTAAGGTTCCACTTGATATTGCAAAAACGTGTTTGGAAGCTATTGAGCTTATTGAAGAATATGCGATAAAGGGAACACGTATTGCAGTCAGTGATGCAGGTGTAGGTGCAATATTCTGCAAAGCGGCGCTACAGGGAGCTAAACTAAATGTTCTTATTAATACTAAGATTATGAAAGATCAGGAATTAAAAAACGTTGTTGAAAGTGAACTGTCTGAAACTGTACGGGCAGGGATGGAAAAGGCAGACCGGATTTACCAATATGTAGAGACTTTGTTAAAGTCTTAA
- a CDS encoding putative manganese-dependent inorganic diphosphatase: MEEIIYITGHKNPDTDSICSAIAYAELKKKLGTKAVPIRIGDINKETEFVLRYFNIEAPEYLETVRTQVSDLSMDIVHPVSEDISIKVAWGIMQKNNVKVLPVVGEKEELLGIVTLSDITKSYMNALENNVLSASNTPLKNIVETLNAKLLHGKDEDFKNSGKVVIAAMLPESLEPYIETGDMVLVGNRKDSQMKAIELGASCIIVSCGGQIDNEVLVLAEKSHCIVMETNYDTFTAARLINQSIPVGFIMTKKELTYFNIKDFTDSVKEKMLKTRYRSYPVVDECNRMMGFISRYHLISQRRKKIVLLDHNEKTQTVDGIEQAEIIEIIDHHRIGDIQTSNPVLFKNEPLGSTSTIIANMYFENGMKPAKGIAGILCAAILSDTMKFKSPTSTFVDQITASKLAAIADIDIDELAVGLFQAASSLKDMSPEAILKNDFKEYQFDKYKVGIGQFNTNDMEGFSDIKAMLLESMEVLRKEGRYNLIVLMITDMMREGSQLLFKGHDNQLMEKAFSTESDTDSIYLKNVVSRKKQILPAIANAAEVASNL; this comes from the coding sequence ATGGAAGAGATTATATATATAACAGGCCATAAAAATCCGGACACTGATTCCATATGTTCAGCGATTGCTTATGCCGAGCTGAAGAAAAAGCTCGGAACTAAGGCAGTTCCCATAAGAATCGGAGATATCAATAAAGAAACGGAGTTTGTATTAAGGTATTTTAATATCGAAGCACCGGAATATCTTGAAACGGTACGGACTCAGGTATCAGACTTAAGCATGGATATTGTACATCCGGTGTCCGAGGATATTTCCATAAAGGTGGCGTGGGGAATCATGCAGAAAAACAATGTCAAGGTTCTTCCTGTTGTAGGTGAGAAAGAAGAGCTGCTTGGAATTGTAACACTTTCGGATATAACAAAAAGCTATATGAATGCACTGGAAAATAATGTTCTCTCAGCAAGTAATACTCCTCTAAAAAACATCGTAGAAACATTAAATGCAAAGCTTTTGCACGGAAAGGACGAGGACTTCAAGAATTCGGGAAAGGTTGTTATTGCAGCCATGTTGCCGGAAAGTCTGGAGCCTTATATTGAAACCGGAGATATGGTGCTTGTGGGAAACAGGAAAGACAGCCAGATGAAAGCAATTGAACTGGGAGCCAGCTGCATTATTGTTTCCTGTGGAGGACAGATTGATAACGAAGTCCTTGTGCTGGCCGAAAAATCCCATTGTATTGTAATGGAAACAAATTATGACACCTTTACCGCAGCAAGATTGATTAATCAAAGCATTCCGGTCGGCTTTATCATGACTAAGAAAGAGCTTACTTATTTTAATATAAAAGATTTCACCGATTCAGTGAAGGAAAAAATGCTTAAAACCAGATACCGGAGTTATCCGGTGGTGGATGAATGTAACCGAATGATGGGGTTTATTTCAAGATATCACCTCATCTCACAGAGAAGAAAAAAGATCGTATTGCTGGATCATAATGAAAAGACACAGACTGTGGATGGGATAGAGCAGGCTGAAATTATTGAAATTATTGACCACCACAGAATAGGAGATATACAGACGTCAAATCCTGTTCTGTTTAAAAACGAGCCACTGGGAAGTACCTCAACCATAATAGCTAATATGTATTTTGAAAACGGAATGAAACCGGCAAAAGGTATCGCAGGAATTCTATGTGCCGCCATCCTGTCGGATACGATGAAATTCAAATCCCCCACAAGTACTTTTGTGGATCAGATCACAGCTTCAAAACTTGCTGCCATTGCGGACATTGACATTGATGAATTAGCCGTTGGATTGTTCCAGGCGGCATCCTCATTAAAGGACATGAGTCCGGAAGCGATTCTGAAAAATGATTTTAAGGAATACCAGTTTGATAAATACAAAGTAGGAATCGGGCAGTTCAATACCAACGATATGGAGGGATTTTCTGATATTAAAGCGATGCTACTTGAAAGTATGGAAGTACTTAGGAAAGAAGGGCGATATAATTTAATTGTTCTCATGATCACAGATATGATGAGAGAGGGTTCACAGCTGCTTTTTAAAGGTCATGATAACCAGTTGATGGAGAAAGCATTTTCAACTGAGTCTGATACCGACAGTATCTATTTAAAAAATGTAGTCTCAAGAAAGAAACAGATACTGCCTGCCATTGCAAATGCTGCTGAAGTGGCGAGTAATCTGTAG
- a CDS encoding bifunctional 5,10-methylenetetrahydrofolate dehydrogenase/5,10-methenyltetrahydrofolate cyclohydrolase gives MGTRLEGKPVVQFLRDDLKQRVGKLAEKGIIPTVLIIRVGEREDDVSYERGILKNCELLEIKSKVLQLPIEIALDRLVEIIEAANRDIDVHGIMIFRPLPAHLDPEVLSKTISPEKDIDCMSPVNLEKVFEGNANGFAPCTPKAVIELLKYYNIPLKGANVVVAGRSLVVGKPLAMLLLDENATVTICHSRTKEMTEITANADIVVAAIGKAKFMSEKYFKPESIVVDVGINDAGDGKICGDVDFGSVFDKVTAITPAVGGIGTITTTILLSHVVIACEELTKD, from the coding sequence ATGGGGACAAGACTAGAAGGAAAGCCAGTCGTTCAGTTTTTAAGAGATGATTTAAAACAACGGGTGGGAAAATTAGCAGAGAAGGGGATTATACCCACAGTTCTTATTATAAGGGTGGGCGAAAGGGAAGATGATGTATCTTATGAGAGAGGAATATTAAAAAACTGCGAGTTACTGGAAATTAAAAGCAAAGTGCTACAATTGCCTATTGAAATTGCATTGGACCGGCTTGTGGAAATAATAGAAGCTGCGAACAGGGACATCGATGTCCATGGTATTATGATATTCAGGCCTTTGCCGGCACATCTTGATCCAGAAGTGCTAAGTAAGACTATAAGCCCTGAAAAAGACATTGACTGTATGTCTCCGGTCAACCTGGAAAAGGTATTTGAAGGGAATGCAAACGGCTTTGCTCCCTGTACTCCCAAAGCAGTAATCGAGCTTCTAAAATATTATAATATTCCACTCAAAGGCGCCAATGTTGTTGTAGCAGGAAGAAGCCTGGTGGTAGGAAAGCCCCTTGCAATGCTTCTTCTGGATGAAAATGCTACAGTAACTATCTGTCATTCAAGAACAAAGGAGATGACAGAAATTACGGCAAACGCTGATATCGTAGTAGCAGCCATCGGAAAAGCTAAATTCATGTCGGAGAAATATTTTAAACCGGAATCTATTGTGGTTGATGTTGGAATTAATGACGCAGGAGATGGAAAGATTTGCGGAGATGTTGATTTTGGCAGCGTTTTTGATAAAGTGACAGCAATTACTCCTGCGGTAGGAGGAATAGGAACTATCACAACAACAATTCTCTTAAGTCATGTAGTTATAGCTTGCGAGGAACTAACGAAAGATTAG
- a CDS encoding MarR family winged helix-turn-helix transcriptional regulator produces MEKNMRIGLVVRILANQIGREFDYQISKLPGDITGLQGRVISFVMDKSEDVFQRDIEKELDIRRSTATALLQLMEKKGLLTREAVSDDARLKKIVLTEKSLGIHNQIKNFLDQVERQLIKGLTDDEINTFFSVMKKISNNIK; encoded by the coding sequence ATGGAAAAGAATATGAGAATCGGTCTTGTAGTTAGGATTCTTGCAAACCAGATAGGCCGTGAATTTGATTACCAAATAAGCAAACTTCCTGGGGATATTACCGGTTTACAAGGGCGTGTAATCAGTTTTGTAATGGATAAATCGGAGGATGTTTTTCAAAGGGATATTGAGAAGGAATTAGACATCCGCCGTTCCACTGCTACGGCTTTATTGCAATTAATGGAGAAAAAGGGGCTTCTTACTCGCGAAGCTGTTTCCGATGATGCAAGGCTAAAAAAGATTGTATTAACGGAAAAGTCACTTGGCATCCATAATCAGATCAAAAACTTCTTGGATCAGGTTGAAAGACAGCTTATAAAGGGCTTGACAGACGATGAAATAAATACATTTTTTTCTGTCATGAAAAAAATTTCAAACAACATCAAATAG